The following proteins come from a genomic window of Carassius gibelio isolate Cgi1373 ecotype wild population from Czech Republic chromosome B8, carGib1.2-hapl.c, whole genome shotgun sequence:
- the tlr9 gene encoding toll-like receptor 9: protein MFGHMFYLAFILNQFHLFATLHPEFYPCEIHTTKDGHINVDCQRRRLANVPKFTSLSVISLNLNENHIHHIKGATFSGLANLKHLSLMWNCVPDYLKELRWPSCSLKIDPNAFSGLKNLSSLQLAGNSLKTIPPLPKQLEILGLEFNHIFHIVEPLGTPLLKQLLLNKNCFYANPCYQSYFIDPRVFQGLPELLNLTLSYNNVTIVPPYLPLSLESLDLGENKITHINKESFANLKNLRHLNLRWNCQRCDHASEPCFPCPNNQSLNLHPDAFLDQRDSLISLSLRGNSLHTIPQHLFARLHKLQVLDLSDNFLAYAIQNGTFYEELQNVVSLSLHYNYEPLQSFSELILSPSIEKMTALRELYLSGLFFRELSNYSLAPLIKLPRLESLELRMNFICSVSMDAISQLRTLRWVDLSQNMLAFSSCFSTCTAEDISNNYQTLEKRGNGQLNLQTQKVILPSSELNTMQDPGENQCFFYYSMWHFKKLICSKNLYFDLSQNNIPWLNASTFRGMEKVVCIDLSYNYISQTLNGQQFTDLSKLAYLNMANNRIDLYSEKAFQEISGTLKALDLSKNEFHFVIKGMGHRFTFLPHLTSLQILSLANNHIGLRISNILNSTSLKYLDFSGNRLDIMWDSRRNQYLHFFQGLTKLTHLDISENQLKSFPPEVIVNLPPSLQMLRLDSNVLSYFPWGNISVLEKLCHLNLSSNRLSFLPNIHFELRLVSLDLSHNRLVAIPKAFLSQAINLKNLMLNHNQLKILDVQALPLSFHTGYTFCPAGPHKNKSSCKLVLHANPFTCSCVISGFAKFLRETSLDIPHLTTEVHCGFPESLAGVNVLSIDLHSCQEIFGSVAFFCTLWLTLAATSIPLLKHLYGWDLWYCIQILWTGHKGHTPVNGGSMMDNQYDAFVVFDTSNKAVRDWIYKEMVVRLENRGRWRFRLCLEERDWLPGVSCIENLHKAVYNSRKTVFVLTSPNGCSHESGVVRQAFLLVQQRLLDEKVDVAVLVLLDFLFPKFKYLQMRKRLCKKSVISWPKNPRVQPLFWNNLRVALVSDNVRAYNKNVTESFF, encoded by the coding sequence ATGTTTGGACACATGTTTTATCTGGCTTTCATACTGAATCAGTTTCATCTTTTTGCAACTTTACATCCTGAATTCTATCCATGTGAAATTCACACTACCAAGGATGGACACATAAATGTGGATTGTCAGCGCAGGCGTCTTGCTAACGTCCCTAAATTCACATCTCTCTCTGTTATATCACTCAACTTAAATGAAAACCATATACACCACATTAAAGGTGCCACATTTTCTGGATTAGCAAATCTCAAGCATCTCAGTTTAATGTGGAACTGTGTACCAGATTATCTTAAGGAGCTAAGATGGCCTTCATGCAGCCTGAAAATCGACCCTAATGCATTTAGTGGACTTAAAAACCTATCTTCCCTGCAGTTAGCAGGGAACAGCTTGAAGACCATTCCTCCTCTACCAAAGCAGCTTGAGATTCTGGGACTGGAATTTAATCACATCTTTCATATAGTTGAGCCTCTAGGTACACCGCTACTAAAACAACTCCTGCTAAACAAGAATTGTTTCTATGCCAACCCATGTTATCAGTCTTACTTTATCGACCCACGTGTGTTTCAAGGTCTCCCTGAGCTTCTGAACCTTACACTGAGTTACAACAATGTGACCATTGTTCCCCCATATCTTCCACTTTCACTAGAAAGTCTAGACTTGGGAGAGAACAAGATCACGCATATCAATAAAGAGTCCTTTGCAAATCTTAAAAATCTGCGACACCTTAACCTAAGGTGGAATTGCCAAAGGTGTGACCATGCTTCTGAGCCCTGTTTCCCATGCCCTAACAACCAGTCTTTGAATCTGCACCCGGATGCATTTTTGGATCAAAGGGACTCTCTAATTAGTTTAAGCCTGCGAGGCAATTCACTGCATACAATTCCTCAGCATCTCTTCGCACGACTCCACAAGCTCCAAGTGTTAGATTTATCAGACAACTTTTTAGCCTACGCCATCCAGAATGGCACCTTTTATGAAGAGCTCCAGAATGTTGTGTCCCTCAGTCTTCATTATAACTATGAACCCCTGCAATCCTTTTCTGAGTTGATTCTGTCACCATCCATAGAGAAGATGACAGCTCTACGAGAGTTGTACCTAAGTGGACTATTCTTCAGAGAACTGTCAAACTATAGCCTTGCACCTCTGATCAAACTGCCAAGACTTGAGTCCCTAGAGCTACGCATGAACTTCATCTGTTCTGTTAGCATGGATGCTATAAGCCAGCTGAGAACATTAAGGTGGGTGGACCTTTCCCAAAACATGCTTGCTTTCAGTTCATGCTTTTCAACCTGCACTGCTGAAGACATATCAAACAACTACCAAACCCTTGAAAAACGTGGCAATGGACAGCTCAACTTGCAAACTCAAAAAGTCATCCTACCAAGCTCAGAGCTGAACACTATGCAGGACCCTGGagaaaatcaatgttttttttattattctatgtGGCATTTCAAGAAGCTGATCTGCTCTAAAAACCTGTATTTTGACCTCTCTCAAAACAACATCCCATGGCTGAATGCAAGTACTTTTAGAGGCATGGAAAAAGTGGTATGCATAGATCTGTCCTACAATTACATAagtcaaactttaaatggccaaCAGTTTACAGATCTAAGCAAATTAGCCTACCTGAATATGGCTAACAATCGCATTGACCTGTACTCTGAAAAGGCCTTCCAGGAGATAAGTGGCACACTAAAAGCTCTTGACCTCAGCAAAAACGAATTCCACTTTGTAATTAAGGGCATGGGGCATCGCTTCACATTCCTTCCACACTTAACATCTCTTCAAATATTGAGTCTAGCAAACAATCACATTGGTCTCAGAATCTCTAACATTCTTAATAGTACTTCTCTGAAGTATCTTGATTTCTCTGGAAATCGTTTGGACATAATGTGGGACTCTAGGCGTAACCAATACCTACATTTCTTTCAGGGTCTTACTAAACTTACACACTTAGACATTTCCGAAAATCAGCTCAAATCATTCCCCCCAGAGGTAATTGTAAACTTGCCTCCAAGCCTCCAGATGCTAAGACTGGATTCCAATGTGCTGAGTTATTTCCCTTGGGGCAACATCTCAGTTCTTGAAAAGCTCTGCCACCTGAACCTTAGTTCAAACAGGCTTTCATTCTTACCTAATATTCATTTTGAGCTCCGTCTCGTAAGCCTGGACCTAAGTCACAATCGACTAGTTGCGATCCCAAAGGCTTTCCTTAGTCAGGCAATAAATCTTAAAAACTTAATGCTTAATCACAACCAGCTGAAGATCCTTGATGTGCAGGCTCTTCCCTTGTCATTCCATACAGGTTATACATTCTGTCCTGCTGGGCCACATAAAAATAAGTCATCCTGCAAACTCGTGCTGCATGCCAATCCTTTTACTTGTAGTTGCGTTATCTCTGGATTTGCAAAATTTCTCAGAGAAACTAGTTTGGATATCCCACACCTCACCACAGAGGTTCACTGTGGTTTTCCAGAGTCATTGGCTGGTGTTAATGTCCTTTCGATAGATCTTCACTCATGCCAGGAGATATTTGGGAGTGTTGCTTTCTTCTGTACTTTATGGTTGACATTGGCAGCAACCAGCATTCCCCTCCTGAAGCATCTCTATGGTTGGGACCTGTGGTACTGCATCCAGATTTTATGGACTGGTCACAAGGGACACACTCCAGTTAATGGCGGCAGCATGATGGATAACCAATACGATGCATTTGTGGTATTTGATACGAGTAATAAGGCAGTCAGGGATTGGATCTACAAGGAGATGGTTGTGAGGTTGGAGAACAGAGGGAGATGGCGCTTTCGACTTTGTCTAGAGGAACGCGACTGGTTGCCTGGAGTGTCATGCATAGAGAATCTCCACAAGGCCGTTTACAACAGCAGAAAGACCGTGTTTGTATTGACTAGCCCTAATGGCTGTTCTCACGAAAGTGGAGTCGTCCGACAAGCCTTCCTCCTTGTTCAGCAGCGCCTTCTAGATGAGAAAGTGGATGTTGCAGTTCTAGTTTTGCTGGACTTTCTTTTTCCAAAATTCAAATACCTTCAGATGAGAAAACGGCTCTGCAAAAAATCTGTTATATCCTGGCCCAAGaacccacgagtgcagccgctcTTTTGGAATAATTTACGTGTCGCTCTTGTCTCTGACAATGTTAGAGCCTACAACAAAAATGTCACAGAGAGCTTTTTCTAA
- the LOC127963197 gene encoding uncharacterized protein LOC127963197 isoform X1 — protein MADECLHSVQLELEAVGKQIRDLEQRQAQLRERRAALESSRADAHKSGVSIQRAVNSPTTSTPCVSLRRPGGPRTRSSQMSFTATPGHHGPWVHPQRRTRAGSRATTSPPPAFEISIQNRFAPLRETGRDAVIIGDSIVQHVSATLAEGKVHTHCLPGARVLDVSAQIPAILKDDESPRAVMLHAGVNDTTLRQTETLKRDFRSLIQTVRSTTPAATIVVSGPLPTYRRGHERFSRLFALNEWLLSWCKEQKSFLGAS, from the coding sequence atggcggatgaatgtctccactctgtgcagctcgagctcgaggccgtggggaagcagattcgcgacctggaacagaggcaggcccagctgagagagcggagagccgcgctggaatcatcccgggctgacgctcacaagtccggggtaagtatacagcgtgctgttaacagtcccaccacgtctactccgtgtgtttctctgcgcaggcccgggggacccaggacgcgatcttcccagatgtccttcactgcgacgccgggacaccacggaccctgggtgcatccacagcggaggacacgAGCTGGGTCCCgtgcgacgacttctccccctcctgccttcgagatctccatccagaaccgcttcgctcccctccgcgagacaggacgcgacgctgtgatcatcggagactccatcgtccaacacgtaagtgctacgttagctgaaggtaaagtgcacactcattgtttgcctggtgctcgtgttctcgatgtttctgcgcagatacccgcgatcctgaaggacgacgagagccccagagcggtcatgcttcacgccggggttaacgacaccacgctgcggcagacggagacgctgaagagggacttcaggagcctgatccaGACGGTTCgtagcacgacgcccgcggcgacgatcgtcgtgtcaggaccactgcccacctatcgacgaggacacgaaaggttcagtagactttttgctttaaatgaatggttgttgtcatggtgtaaagaacagaaatcttttctgggagcgtcctag
- the LOC127963197 gene encoding uncharacterized protein LOC127963197 isoform X2 — protein sequence MADECLHSVQLELEAVGKQIRDLEQRQAQLRERRAALESSRADAHKSGARGTQDAIFPDVLHCDAGTPRTLGASTAEDTSWVPCDDFSPSCLRDLHPEPLRSPPRDRTRRCDHRRLHRPTRKCYVS from the exons atggcggatgaatgtctccactctgtgcagctcgagctcgaggccgtggggaagcagattcgcgacctggaacagaggcaggcccagctgagagagcggagagccgcgctggaatcatcccgggctgacgctcacaagtccggg gcccgggggacccaggacgcgatcttcccagatgtccttcactgcgacgccgggacaccacggaccctgggtgcatccacagcggaggacacgAGCTGGGTCCCgtgcgacgacttctccccctcctgccttcgagatctccatccagaaccgcttcgctcccctccgcgagacaggacgcgacgctgtgatcatcggagactccatcgtccaacacgtaagtgctacgttagctga